A stretch of the Sporichthya brevicatena genome encodes the following:
- a CDS encoding AAA family ATPase: MTENLTGASTSPSAEEVARAHAALVALRAEVGKAVVGQDAAVTGLVIALICRGHVLLEGVPGVAKTLLVRSFCRALNLRTTRVQFTPDLMPGDVTGSLIYDARTAEFSFRPGPVFTNLLLADEINRTPPKTQASLLEAMEERQVSVDGTPRPLPEPFLVAATQNPVEYEGTYPLPEAQLDRFLLKLVMPLPGRDDEISVLQRHVSGFDPRNLEAAGVTPVAGPADLAVAQAAARAVTVRDEIVAYVVDLCRATRESPAVRLGVSPRGATALLAASRAWAWLSGRDYVLPDDVKALARPALRHRLGLRAEAELEGATTEGVLDQVLANVPVPR; the protein is encoded by the coding sequence GTGACTGAGAACCTCACCGGAGCCTCCACCTCCCCCTCCGCGGAGGAGGTGGCTCGCGCGCACGCCGCTCTGGTGGCGCTCCGCGCCGAGGTCGGCAAGGCCGTCGTCGGGCAGGACGCCGCGGTGACCGGGCTGGTGATCGCCCTGATCTGCCGCGGGCACGTGCTGCTCGAAGGCGTGCCCGGTGTCGCCAAGACCCTGCTGGTGCGCTCGTTCTGCCGCGCGCTGAACCTGCGCACGACGCGCGTGCAGTTCACCCCCGACCTGATGCCCGGTGACGTCACCGGGTCGCTGATCTACGACGCGCGCACCGCGGAGTTCTCCTTCCGTCCCGGGCCGGTGTTCACCAACCTCCTGCTCGCGGACGAGATCAACCGGACGCCGCCGAAGACCCAGGCCTCTCTCCTGGAGGCGATGGAGGAACGGCAGGTCTCCGTCGACGGCACCCCGCGGCCCCTGCCCGAGCCGTTCCTGGTCGCCGCGACCCAGAACCCGGTCGAGTACGAGGGCACCTACCCGCTGCCCGAGGCGCAGCTGGACCGGTTCCTGCTCAAGCTCGTCATGCCGCTGCCCGGCCGCGACGACGAGATCTCGGTACTGCAGCGGCACGTCTCCGGCTTCGACCCGCGCAACCTCGAAGCCGCCGGCGTCACCCCCGTCGCCGGGCCGGCCGACCTCGCCGTCGCCCAGGCCGCGGCCCGAGCGGTGACGGTGCGGGACGAGATCGTCGCCTACGTCGTCGACCTGTGCCGCGCGACGCGCGAGTCGCCCGCCGTGCGGCTCGGCGTCTCGCCCCGTGGTGCGACCGCGCTGCTGGCCGCCAGCCGCGCCTGGGCCTGGCTGTCCGGTCGGGACTACGTGCTGCCCGACGACGTCAAGGCGCTCGCGCGCCCCGCGCTGCGGCACCGTCTCGGTCTGCGGGCCGAGGCCGAGCTCGAGGGCGCGACCACCGAGGGCGTGTTGGACCAGGTGCTGGCCAACGTGCCGGTGCCGCGGTGA
- a CDS encoding DUF4350 domain-containing protein, protein MSDTATVENAVPTTSAAPGARTVWQSVRVPVIAVTVLLLVSVGLAVLAGRGATGELDAESYEPAGSRAIVQLLRDEGVTVHVARTVAEARAAAEGATVLVTHPALLPADRLTAVTADAAGVVLVQPTSAALEAVASDLVPLVKDDVEDRDPGCALPIAQRAGRAEVGGVEYGRFAPRPDAPPVALCYPRAEQERIPSAPLAREGRVTALGAGNFLTNDRLDSDGNAALALGLLGERADLVWFRPSLDDPALEGGSKPLHVLLPDSVKVALLQLAIAALVVAAWRARRLGPVVAEPLPVVVRAAEATEGLARLYRRAEARHRAATSLRDAAVRSIAPRFGLPPVGADPRAVTEAVARHTGRPSHEIGELLYGEAPDGDAALVDLADSLDTLAAQLRNGKAREGHPPKGTP, encoded by the coding sequence ATGAGCGACACCGCGACCGTCGAGAACGCGGTGCCGACCACCTCCGCGGCCCCGGGCGCGCGGACGGTCTGGCAGTCGGTTCGGGTGCCGGTGATCGCGGTAACCGTCCTGCTGCTGGTCAGCGTCGGACTCGCGGTGCTCGCCGGCCGCGGCGCGACCGGTGAGCTGGACGCGGAGTCCTACGAGCCGGCCGGCAGCCGGGCGATCGTTCAGTTGCTGCGCGACGAGGGCGTCACGGTCCACGTCGCGCGGACGGTCGCGGAGGCTCGCGCGGCCGCCGAGGGCGCCACCGTGCTCGTCACCCACCCGGCGCTGCTGCCCGCCGACCGGCTGACCGCCGTCACCGCGGACGCCGCCGGCGTCGTGCTGGTGCAGCCGACGAGCGCCGCCCTCGAGGCGGTCGCCTCGGACCTGGTCCCGTTGGTCAAGGACGACGTCGAGGACCGCGACCCCGGCTGCGCGCTGCCGATCGCGCAGCGGGCCGGGCGGGCCGAGGTCGGCGGCGTCGAGTACGGCCGCTTCGCTCCGCGGCCGGACGCGCCGCCCGTCGCGCTCTGCTACCCGCGCGCCGAGCAGGAGCGGATCCCGTCCGCTCCGCTGGCCCGGGAGGGCCGCGTCACCGCGCTCGGCGCCGGCAACTTCCTCACCAACGACCGCCTCGACTCCGACGGCAACGCCGCCCTGGCCCTGGGCCTGCTCGGCGAGCGCGCGGACCTCGTGTGGTTCCGCCCGTCGCTGGACGACCCGGCCCTGGAGGGCGGGTCGAAGCCGCTGCACGTGCTGCTGCCGGACTCGGTCAAGGTCGCGCTGCTGCAGCTCGCGATCGCCGCGCTGGTCGTCGCCGCCTGGCGCGCGCGCCGGCTCGGGCCGGTGGTCGCGGAGCCGTTGCCCGTCGTCGTCCGCGCGGCGGAGGCGACCGAGGGCCTCGCCCGCCTCTACCGCCGGGCCGAGGCACGGCACCGGGCCGCGACGTCGTTGCGCGACGCGGCCGTCCGCTCGATCGCGCCGCGCTTCGGACTGCCGCCGGTCGGGGCCGACCCGCGCGCGGTCACCGAGGCCGTCGCCCGGCACACCGGCCGGCCCTCGCACGAGATCGGCGAACTGCTCTACGGCGAGGCCCCCGACGGCGACGCCGCTCTCGTCGACCTCGCCGACTCCCTGGACACCCTGGCCGCGCAACTGCGGAACGGGAAAGCGCGGGAAGGTCACCCCCCGAAAGGAACACCGTGA
- a CDS encoding DUF4129 domain-containing protein, whose product MSGFATGALTVPVVPDPAAAREAAERELSDPTYRSQEPTLFERITDEILDRLGDLFNRTADNAPGGRWSLVLLTLLILLALWGLRARLGKLTTSGRRTAEVFGTTVRTAAEHHAEADRALAAGDLSAAVTERFRALVRGLEERGLLDPRPGRTANEAAEEGGRLLPGCAAPLRAAARVFDEVRYGGRTATVVGHDTVADADRAARAARPVARAAAAPDTWVAPGSGS is encoded by the coding sequence GTGAGCGGGTTCGCGACCGGCGCCCTGACCGTGCCGGTGGTGCCCGACCCCGCCGCGGCCCGCGAGGCCGCCGAGCGGGAGCTGTCCGACCCGACGTACCGCAGTCAGGAACCCACGCTGTTCGAGCGGATCACCGACGAGATCCTCGACCGGCTCGGCGATTTGTTCAACCGCACCGCGGACAACGCCCCCGGCGGGCGCTGGTCGCTCGTGCTGCTCACGCTGCTGATCCTGCTCGCGCTGTGGGGCCTGCGGGCGCGGCTCGGGAAGCTCACGACCTCCGGTCGGCGCACCGCGGAGGTCTTCGGGACGACGGTCCGCACCGCCGCCGAGCACCACGCCGAGGCCGACCGCGCCCTCGCGGCGGGGGACCTCTCCGCCGCGGTCACCGAGCGGTTCCGCGCGCTGGTCCGCGGTCTGGAGGAACGTGGCCTGCTCGACCCGCGGCCGGGCCGGACCGCCAACGAGGCCGCGGAGGAGGGCGGGCGACTGCTGCCCGGCTGCGCCGCTCCGCTGCGCGCCGCGGCCCGCGTGTTCGACGAGGTCCGCTACGGCGGACGGACCGCGACCGTCGTCGGGCACGACACCGTCGCCGACGCCGATCGCGCCGCCCGGGCCGCCCGCCCGGTGGCGAGGGCCGCCGCCGCCCCCGACACCTGGGTCGCCCCGGGGAGCGGGTCATGA
- a CDS encoding glycerophosphoryl diester phosphodiesterase membrane domain-containing protein: MTSEPPGWSSPASGETPASGGWSAPAPTATYGGPGYGAPGYGPGYAPRPLEVRPGVVPLRPLGVGEIIDGAISTMRRHWKLQLGLSAAVVTVVSLLQAGALYLLYRNTSGISGGEITGPESEPSAAANVAQVVTIVIGQLAQMVLLGILVFIVSRAVLGQDVTPAQAWAAVRPHLWKLIWLSVLIMLLMGVVIGIPILITIAVAVADASTPVIVTVAVVGEVIAVPVAVWLWVRLGVAAPALVLERTGIAGAMRRSARLVRRSWWRVFGVLLLSTVVSTILGGIIQTPFTFGAVLTGFDLDGTEAPGVWFYVLTTIGTSIAGTITYPFTAGVAALLYIDLRMRREALDITLVRSTRTGAGPRA; encoded by the coding sequence ATGACCAGCGAGCCGCCGGGCTGGTCCTCGCCCGCGTCCGGGGAGACACCCGCGTCGGGCGGCTGGTCCGCCCCGGCCCCCACCGCCACGTACGGCGGTCCGGGCTACGGCGCCCCCGGCTACGGCCCGGGCTACGCACCGCGCCCGCTCGAGGTCCGGCCCGGTGTCGTGCCGCTGCGGCCGCTCGGGGTCGGCGAGATCATCGACGGCGCGATCTCCACGATGCGCCGGCACTGGAAGCTCCAGCTCGGGCTGTCGGCGGCGGTCGTCACCGTCGTCTCGCTGCTCCAGGCCGGGGCGCTGTACCTGCTCTACCGGAACACCTCCGGCATCTCGGGCGGCGAGATCACCGGCCCCGAGAGCGAACCGAGCGCGGCGGCGAACGTCGCGCAGGTCGTCACGATCGTCATCGGGCAGCTCGCGCAGATGGTGCTGCTCGGGATCCTGGTGTTCATCGTCAGCCGGGCCGTGCTCGGCCAGGATGTGACGCCCGCTCAGGCGTGGGCGGCGGTGCGCCCGCACCTCTGGAAGCTGATCTGGCTGTCGGTGCTGATCATGCTGCTGATGGGCGTCGTGATCGGCATCCCGATCCTGATCACGATCGCGGTGGCGGTCGCGGACGCCTCGACCCCGGTGATCGTCACGGTCGCGGTGGTCGGCGAGGTGATCGCTGTCCCCGTCGCGGTCTGGCTCTGGGTGCGGCTCGGCGTCGCGGCCCCGGCGCTCGTGCTCGAACGGACCGGGATCGCGGGCGCGATGCGCCGCTCGGCGCGACTGGTCCGGCGCAGCTGGTGGCGGGTGTTCGGCGTCCTGCTGCTCTCGACGGTCGTGTCGACGATCCTCGGCGGCATCATCCAGACGCCGTTCACCTTCGGCGCCGTCCTCACCGGCTTCGACCTCGACGGCACCGAGGCGCCCGGCGTGTGGTTCTACGTCCTGACGACGATCGGCACCTCGATCGCCGGGACCATCACCTACCCGTTCACCGCGGGCGTGGCCGCCCTGCTCTACATCGATCTGCGGATGCGCCGGGAGGCGCTCGACATCACGCTGGTCCGGTCGACCCGGACCGGCGCGGGCCCGCGCGCGTGA
- the mtnA gene encoding S-methyl-5-thioribose-1-phosphate isomerase, whose translation MSAPAPLRFDAAVPAVVLLDQTRLPTAEVERVCADVPALVTAIQQLAVRGAPLLGIAGGYGVALAAARGDDVPAAAQALATARPTAVNLATGVARVLAAWADGGRTAEAALVAADALAADEAQASAGMAEHGLTLVPEGARILTHCNTGALAVGGTGSAFAVALAAHRAGRLAHLWVDETRPLLQGSRLTAYEARRHGIPHSVLPDSAAAALMASGQVDLVITGADRVAADGAVANKVGTYSLAVLAAHHSVPFVVVAPRTTVDLGTADGAGIPVEQRAAEEVTHHAGTAVAPPGTAAFNPAFDVTPPDLVTALVTEVGVVRPVNRNGLARVMET comes from the coding sequence ATGAGCGCCCCCGCCCCGCTCCGGTTCGACGCCGCCGTGCCCGCGGTCGTGCTGCTGGACCAGACGCGCCTGCCGACCGCCGAGGTCGAGCGGGTCTGCGCCGACGTGCCGGCCCTGGTCACGGCGATCCAGCAGCTCGCGGTCCGCGGCGCGCCGCTGCTCGGGATCGCCGGCGGCTACGGCGTCGCCCTGGCCGCCGCCCGCGGCGACGACGTCCCCGCGGCCGCGCAGGCCCTCGCCACGGCCCGGCCGACCGCGGTCAACCTCGCGACCGGCGTCGCCCGCGTCCTCGCGGCCTGGGCGGACGGCGGCCGCACGGCCGAGGCCGCACTGGTGGCTGCGGACGCCCTGGCCGCCGACGAGGCGCAGGCCAGCGCGGGGATGGCCGAGCACGGCCTGACGCTGGTGCCGGAGGGGGCCCGCATCCTGACCCACTGCAACACCGGCGCCCTCGCCGTCGGGGGGACGGGCAGCGCGTTCGCGGTGGCCCTCGCGGCCCACCGGGCCGGGCGGCTCGCCCACCTGTGGGTCGACGAGACCCGCCCGCTGCTCCAGGGCTCCCGCCTGACCGCCTACGAGGCGCGGCGCCACGGGATCCCGCACAGCGTCCTGCCCGACTCGGCGGCGGCGGCGCTGATGGCGTCGGGCCAGGTGGACCTGGTGATCACCGGCGCGGACCGGGTCGCCGCCGACGGTGCGGTCGCGAACAAGGTCGGCACCTACTCCCTCGCCGTGCTCGCCGCCCACCACAGCGTCCCGTTCGTCGTGGTCGCCCCGCGGACCACCGTCGACCTGGGCACCGCGGACGGCGCCGGCATCCCCGTCGAGCAGCGGGCGGCCGAGGAGGTCACCCACCACGCGGGGACCGCCGTCGCCCCGCCCGGGACCGCCGCGTTCAACCCGGCCTTCGACGTCACGCCCCCGGATCTGGTCACCGCGCTGGTCACCGAGGTCGGGGTCGTACGCCCGGTCAACCGGAACGGCCTGGCGCGCGTCATGGAGACATGA
- the mtrA gene encoding MtrAB system response regulator MtrA has translation MKGRVLVVDDDTALAEMLTIVLRSEGFEPHVCGDGDQALAAFREFKPDLVLLDLMLPGRDGIDVCRALRAESGVPIVMLTAKTDTVDVVLGLESGADDYVVKPFKPKELVARVRARLRRQEDPTPASLTIADLEIDVAGHSVKRNGQPIALTPLEFDLLVALARKPWQVFTREVLLEQVWGYRHAADTRLVNVHVQRLRSKIEHDPEHPEIVVTVRGVGYKAGPA, from the coding sequence ATGAAAGGTCGCGTACTGGTCGTGGACGACGACACGGCCCTGGCGGAGATGCTCACCATCGTCCTGCGCAGCGAGGGCTTCGAGCCCCACGTGTGCGGGGACGGCGACCAGGCGCTCGCCGCGTTCCGTGAGTTCAAGCCGGACCTGGTCCTGCTGGACCTCATGCTGCCGGGGCGGGACGGGATCGACGTCTGCCGTGCCCTGCGGGCGGAGTCCGGAGTCCCGATCGTGATGCTGACGGCGAAGACCGACACCGTGGACGTGGTGCTCGGGCTGGAGTCCGGGGCCGACGACTACGTCGTCAAGCCGTTCAAGCCCAAGGAGCTGGTCGCCCGCGTACGGGCGCGCCTGCGCCGCCAGGAGGACCCCACGCCGGCGTCGCTGACGATCGCCGACCTCGAGATCGACGTCGCCGGGCACTCGGTCAAGCGCAACGGCCAGCCGATCGCGCTGACGCCGCTGGAGTTCGACCTCCTCGTCGCCCTGGCCCGCAAGCCGTGGCAGGTCTTCACCCGTGAGGTGCTCCTGGAGCAGGTGTGGGGCTACCGCCACGCCGCCGACACCCGCCTGGTGAACGTGCACGTGCAGCGCCTCCGCTCGAAGATCGAGCACGACCCGGAGCACCCGGAGATCGTCGTCACCGTCCGTGGCGTGGGGTACAAGGCCGGGCCTGCGTAG
- the mtrB gene encoding MtrAB system histidine kinase MtrB, translating into MYGTAAAAGALRRIWAGVRLGIRRVLRAWRRSLLFRVVAGTLVLSVLVLVLVGQLVLTGVRDGLVDAKVAASLARAEVGFESARTQLTSEQASSADVGQLLTQVVTDLRNQAGRTDLYEIVLMPPPATDTSTPAGRGLRTTGVGVNTIPEELVRALSERPEQTISRFVALCYGEPGEPCPEPGRDAGPGLAVGKQLRLGTGSYQLYFVFPLTEEAKTVSLVRGRLILGGAAMTLLLAAIAFLVARSVVRPVQSAAKVAERLAAGRLSERMTEKGEDELARLASSFNEMASALARQIRQLEDLSRLQRRFVSDVSHELRTPLTTIRMAADVLHSAREDFAPPVARSAELMHTQVERFEAMLTELLEISRFDAGAAVLEPDPVDLRDVVRRVVEAVEPIATEQYSTRFRLDLPDTECIAEVDTRRIERIVRNLLFNALEHGEGRDVLVRVAADETAVALAVRDYGVGLRPGEASLAFNRFWRADPSRARRSGGTGLGLSISREDARLHGGWLQAWGEPRAGAQFRLTVPRIAGTVLTTSPLPLEPPDRHVVPPLPAEPETGEDLQRAGRGPDV; encoded by the coding sequence ATGTACGGGACGGCCGCGGCGGCCGGAGCTCTGCGACGGATCTGGGCCGGCGTCCGCCTGGGTATCCGCCGGGTGCTGCGCGCCTGGCGCCGCTCCCTGCTGTTCCGGGTCGTCGCGGGGACGCTCGTCCTGTCGGTGCTCGTGCTCGTCCTCGTCGGGCAGTTGGTCCTCACCGGCGTCCGCGACGGCCTCGTCGACGCGAAGGTGGCGGCCTCGCTCGCCCGCGCCGAGGTCGGCTTCGAGAGCGCCCGCACGCAGCTGACCAGTGAGCAGGCGAGCTCGGCCGACGTCGGGCAGCTGCTCACGCAGGTCGTCACCGACCTGCGCAACCAGGCCGGGCGCACCGACCTCTACGAGATCGTCCTGATGCCGCCGCCCGCGACCGACACCTCGACGCCGGCCGGTCGCGGTCTGCGGACCACCGGCGTCGGCGTGAACACGATCCCCGAGGAGCTCGTCCGGGCCCTGTCCGAGCGGCCCGAGCAGACGATCTCGCGCTTCGTCGCCCTCTGCTACGGCGAGCCGGGGGAGCCCTGCCCGGAGCCGGGCCGCGACGCCGGGCCCGGTCTCGCGGTCGGCAAGCAGCTGCGTCTGGGGACCGGGTCGTACCAGCTGTACTTCGTCTTCCCCCTCACCGAGGAGGCCAAGACCGTCAGCCTCGTCCGCGGCCGCCTGATCCTCGGCGGCGCGGCGATGACGTTGCTGCTGGCGGCGATCGCGTTCCTCGTCGCGCGCAGCGTCGTCCGGCCGGTGCAGTCGGCCGCCAAGGTCGCCGAGCGGCTCGCGGCGGGACGCCTCTCCGAGCGGATGACCGAGAAGGGGGAGGACGAGCTCGCCCGGCTCGCGTCCTCGTTCAACGAGATGGCCTCCGCGCTGGCCCGGCAGATCCGCCAGCTCGAGGATCTCTCGCGCCTCCAGCGGCGCTTCGTCTCCGACGTCTCGCACGAACTCCGGACGCCGCTGACGACGATCCGGATGGCCGCCGACGTCCTGCACTCCGCCCGGGAGGACTTCGCGCCGCCCGTCGCCCGCTCGGCGGAACTGATGCACACTCAGGTCGAGCGGTTCGAGGCGATGCTCACCGAGCTGCTGGAGATCAGCCGCTTCGACGCCGGGGCCGCGGTGCTCGAGCCCGACCCCGTCGACCTGCGCGACGTGGTGCGCCGCGTCGTCGAGGCGGTCGAGCCGATCGCCACCGAGCAGTACTCGACGCGCTTCCGCCTCGACCTGCCCGACACGGAGTGCATCGCCGAGGTCGACACCCGCCGGATCGAGCGCATCGTCCGCAACCTGCTCTTCAACGCGCTCGAGCACGGGGAGGGGCGCGACGTCCTCGTCCGGGTCGCGGCCGACGAGACCGCCGTCGCGCTCGCCGTGCGCGACTACGGCGTCGGGCTGCGGCCGGGGGAGGCGTCGCTGGCGTTCAACCGGTTCTGGCGGGCCGATCCGTCCCGGGCGCGGCGCAGTGGCGGCACCGGGCTCGGACTGTCGATCTCCCGCGAGGACGCGCGGCTGCACGGCGGGTGGTTGCAGGCCTGGGGCGAACCGCGGGCCGGCGCGCAGTTCCGCCTGACCGTCCCGCGCATCGCCGGGACCGTGCTCACCACCTCGCCGCTGCCCCTCGAACCGCCCGACCGGCACGTCGTCCCGCCGCTGCCTGCCGAGCCCGAGACCGGCGAGGATCTCCAGCGTGCGGGGAGGGGGCCGGATGTCTGA
- a CDS encoding LpqB family beta-propeller domain-containing protein, translated as MSELRRSELCRHFALRVSAAASALAVVAGCAAIPTSGDPQIVKAEGAPAQSDAEVRVIAQGPRPGDSPISIVSGFLEASGTTEEGFATARKFLTPASSTRWNARGITIYDQARFSLGERSGDRVVLSTVAVGRVDDQGVYTAEPGERSVQFTFQLVRTGGDWRIDEPPTGLLVSRQDFEREYLKVDNYFVARPPRTSVLVPDPVYLPRASTSPTARLEALLRGPSRWLDAVAMTAVPTGAALAEPVNVLSGVALVRLTPESLPIEGVQRDLMLAQIVMTLMQDPEVSQVEVRALAEPPLSFGGAGNTVLRRADVVPYLPADQRPPPAPAYFVRDGSAYISGEQMVQGPIATDAELVEIAVSPGGGLLAGVSSDRTTLVTGRADDPKRLVSRAKGTNLRSLSFDGDGNLWVLSGEGGGTVVLRYPPSGPPQRVRVDGFEPRQILRLRVAADGVRLALVLDTVRGTQVYVAQSTEDTDGLEISGPRRMAGQLTGLRSVDWMDSGRLVVLGSLPDGQLQPFEVQLGGPVRALAGTLPGITEVSAAYGQPLMAATKKQIYRLREDGAWLPEGPGTAVTYPG; from the coding sequence ATGTCTGAGCTCCGCCGGTCCGAGCTGTGCCGCCACTTCGCATTGCGGGTGTCCGCCGCTGCGAGTGCCCTCGCGGTCGTCGCCGGGTGCGCCGCGATCCCGACCTCCGGCGACCCGCAGATCGTCAAGGCCGAAGGCGCGCCCGCGCAGTCCGACGCCGAGGTGCGCGTCATCGCGCAGGGGCCGCGGCCGGGCGACAGCCCGATCTCGATCGTGTCCGGGTTCCTCGAGGCGTCCGGCACGACCGAGGAGGGCTTCGCCACCGCGCGCAAGTTCCTCACCCCGGCCAGCTCGACCCGGTGGAACGCGCGCGGCATCACGATCTACGACCAGGCGCGCTTCTCCCTCGGCGAGCGCAGCGGCGACCGCGTCGTGCTCAGCACCGTCGCCGTCGGCCGCGTCGACGACCAGGGCGTCTACACCGCCGAGCCGGGGGAGCGCAGCGTCCAGTTCACGTTCCAGCTCGTCCGCACCGGCGGCGACTGGCGCATCGATGAACCGCCGACCGGGCTGCTGGTCTCACGCCAGGACTTCGAACGCGAGTACCTCAAGGTCGACAACTACTTCGTCGCGCGCCCGCCCCGCACGTCGGTCCTCGTGCCCGACCCGGTCTACCTCCCGCGCGCCTCGACCTCGCCCACCGCGCGGCTGGAGGCGTTGCTGCGTGGGCCGTCCCGGTGGCTGGACGCGGTCGCGATGACCGCGGTGCCGACCGGGGCCGCGCTCGCCGAGCCCGTCAACGTCCTCTCCGGCGTCGCGCTCGTGCGCCTGACGCCGGAGTCGCTGCCGATCGAGGGTGTCCAGCGGGATCTGATGTTGGCTCAGATCGTGATGACCCTGATGCAGGACCCGGAGGTCTCGCAGGTGGAGGTCCGGGCGCTCGCCGAGCCGCCGCTCTCGTTCGGCGGGGCCGGCAACACCGTGCTGCGGCGCGCGGACGTCGTCCCGTACCTGCCGGCCGACCAGCGTCCGCCGCCCGCGCCCGCGTACTTCGTTCGGGACGGCTCGGCCTACATCTCCGGCGAGCAGATGGTGCAGGGCCCGATCGCCACCGACGCCGAGCTGGTCGAGATCGCGGTCTCGCCCGGGGGAGGCCTCCTCGCCGGCGTCTCGAGCGACCGCACGACGCTGGTGACCGGGCGTGCGGACGACCCCAAACGTCTGGTCTCCCGGGCGAAGGGGACGAACCTGCGCTCGCTGTCCTTCGACGGCGACGGCAACCTCTGGGTGCTCTCCGGGGAGGGCGGTGGCACGGTCGTGCTCCGCTACCCGCCCAGTGGCCCGCCGCAGCGCGTCCGCGTCGACGGCTTCGAGCCGCGGCAGATCCTCCGGCTGCGCGTGGCCGCCGACGGCGTCCGGCTCGCCCTGGTCCTCGACACGGTCCGCGGGACGCAGGTCTACGTCGCCCAGTCCACCGAGGACACCGACGGGCTGGAGATCTCCGGCCCCCGGCGCATGGCGGGCCAGCTGACCGGGCTCCGCTCGGTGGACTGGATGGACTCCGGCCGCCTCGTCGTCCTCGGCTCGCTCCCGGACGGGCAGCTCCAGCCGTTCGAGGTCCAGCTCGGCGGACCTGTCCGCGCCCTCGCCGGCACGCTCCCCGGCATCACCGAGGTCTCCGCCGCCTACGGCCAGCCGCTGATGGCCGCGACGAAGAAGCAGATCTACCGCCTCCGCGAGGACGGCGCCTGGCTCCCCGAGGGCCCCGGCACCGCGGTCACCTATCCCGGCTGA
- a CDS encoding ComF family protein, with the protein MGRWIGPTRLAGLRSTLADLVLPTPCAGCGGDSVVPICPDCLAGLGIPRLVPPQPVHPAGLPPVRCLAEWEGIARNLVLAHKERGRTELAPVLGRALAPAVAPAGPGPLLLVPVPSRPGVRRSRGHDPVGRTAIAAAAALRAQGRTAHALPLLRHARTVRDQAGLSSTQRARNLAGALVARRGASAAMPGAAVVLIDDVLTTGATLSEAARALREAGIPVLGGAVVAAVLKRA; encoded by the coding sequence GTGGGGCGGTGGATCGGGCCGACGCGTCTGGCGGGCCTGCGGAGCACGCTGGCGGACCTCGTGCTGCCGACGCCGTGCGCGGGGTGCGGGGGCGACAGCGTCGTGCCGATATGTCCGGATTGTCTGGCCGGCTTGGGAATTCCGCGCCTCGTGCCGCCGCAGCCGGTGCACCCGGCGGGGTTGCCGCCGGTGCGCTGTCTCGCGGAGTGGGAGGGCATCGCGCGGAACCTGGTTCTCGCCCACAAGGAGCGGGGGCGGACCGAGCTCGCGCCCGTGCTCGGGCGGGCGCTGGCGCCCGCGGTGGCCCCGGCGGGGCCGGGTCCGCTGTTGCTGGTTCCGGTCCCGAGCCGACCCGGCGTGCGACGTTCCCGCGGCCACGACCCGGTTGGGCGCACCGCGATCGCCGCCGCGGCGGCACTGCGTGCCCAGGGGCGCACGGCGCACGCGTTGCCGCTCCTGCGCCACGCCCGGACGGTACGCGACCAGGCCGGCCTGAGCTCGACGCAACGCGCTCGAAACCTGGCCGGCGCACTGGTCGCGCGGCGCGGTGCGTCCGCCGCGATGCCGGGCGCGGCGGTCGTTTTGATCGACGACGTCCTCACCACCGGCGCGACGTTGAGCGAGGCCGCACGAGCCTTGCGCGAGGCCGGAATTCCCGTTCTGGGCGGGGCTGTCGTGGCGGCGGTCCTTAAGCGAGCCTGA
- the hpf gene encoding ribosome hibernation-promoting factor, HPF/YfiA family, whose amino-acid sequence MEIVVKGRRTDVSERFRRHVQEKLAKLERWDGKIISVDVEVSRERNPRLTDVCERVEITVMTRGATVRAEAAAADPYAALDLAFGKLEVRMRKAADRRRVHHGSRTPVSVAMATAPLASANGSSAKAAAAVLEVDEDMMSWGDGGLDVEGDCPMVVREKTHQAAPMTLDQALYQMELVGHDFFLFVDADSGLPSVVYRRHGYDYGVIRLQT is encoded by the coding sequence GTGGAAATTGTGGTCAAGGGTCGCCGCACCGATGTCTCGGAGCGGTTCCGCCGGCACGTCCAGGAGAAGCTCGCCAAGCTCGAGCGCTGGGACGGCAAGATCATCAGTGTCGACGTGGAGGTGTCGAGAGAACGCAACCCCCGACTCACCGACGTGTGTGAGCGGGTCGAGATCACCGTGATGACCCGCGGCGCGACCGTTCGCGCCGAGGCTGCAGCCGCGGACCCCTACGCCGCGCTGGATCTGGCTTTCGGGAAGTTGGAGGTGCGCATGCGTAAGGCCGCTGACCGTCGCCGCGTCCACCACGGATCCCGCACACCGGTCTCGGTCGCCATGGCGACCGCTCCGCTCGCCTCCGCCAACGGCTCGTCCGCGAAGGCCGCGGCCGCCGTTCTCGAGGTCGACGAGGACATGATGAGTTGGGGCGACGGCGGCCTCGACGTCGAGGGCGACTGCCCGATGGTGGTTCGCGAGAAGACCCACCAGGCCGCACCCATGACGCTGGACCAGGCGCTCTACCAGATGGAGCTCGTGGGTCACGACTTCTTCCTGTTCGTGGACGCCGACTCCGGCCTCCCGAGCGTCGTCTACCGCCGGCACGGCTACGACTACGGCGTCATCCGCCTGCAGACCTGA